The Candidatus Atribacteria bacterium nucleotide sequence GAGCTTTAAAAATACTTCTTCTTTTTCATCAATTCCTTTAGATTCACTGTAAAATCTTATTTTCCCTTTTAATAGTATTTTAGGTTCAAAGATAATTTCCTCATTATAAGGGGCGTTATTTAAAAAATATTGTTGGATTTTATCTGAGATTAGAGGAAGAGAAGTAGTTTTATTTGATATGGTACTATCTTCCTGGACAGTGCTTTGCTCTTTTTCTGCTTCCCTTTTATTGAAAAGTTTATTTTTCTCTGCCATTAATTTTTTAATCTCAGGCATTGAAAGAGGGCCTCTCAAGTAGGATAAAACCCATCTGGTCTGAAAAAGAGAAAGATGGTCAAGATGTACACTTTTAAGGAGGAATGTCCTCTTTTTCATATTAGAAAGCAACGATTCTATTTCGCTTTTACTGAGAGAATCTGCGCTATCTTTGATGAGTCCATCCATTACTCTGTCTTTGTCCTGCTTGGTCTGAAGTTTTCCCAAAAACCAACTTCCTATATTTGAAAGTCCTTTATAATCAAGGTCAACTGGATTTTGAGTGGCTAGAACCACCCCAACGCCATAAGCTCTTGCCTGTTTTAAAAGAATGAGCATCGGTTTTTTAGAAGGTGGGTTTGAAGTCGCCGGGAAGAAGCCAAAAATTTCATCCATATATAGTATTGTTCTCAGAGATGGTGTCCCTCTTTGTTGTCTCATCCAGCTAATATATTTATTTAAAAATAAAGTTAGGAAAAACATTCTCTGGGCAGTATCAAGGTGAGCCAAAGAGAGAATGCTAACTCTGGGATTCCCCTCTCTGGTATAAAGGAGTTTTTGAATATCCAGGGCATCTCCCTCTGTCCACATTGAAAATCCGGGGCTTGCCATAACATTGTTTAAAAGCATAGCCAATTTAAGTCTTTCATTCTGTGGATAAAAAATCTTCAAATTAAGTACCCCTACCTTTTCAAAGGGGGGATTTACTATATAACCGATTAATTCTTCCAAGGAAAGACTTTTTTTCTTTTTCCAGAAGTAGGAAAAAATAGTGGCAAGCAGCATATACTCTTTACTTGACAAAGGATCTGCCTTTATATTAATTAGGGTTAAAAGACCCATAACCGTGGAATTAATGATGGAGGAAAAGGTGTCGGGATCGTCAAGGATATCTTCAGAAGGTACGTCAAAGCTGCTTAAAACTGATAGGGGAATTCCGGTTAAACTTCCCGGAGTGTAAATAGTGAAATCAGCATTATCTTTGTAAAGTTTTATTCTACTTTTATCCTGATAGAAGCTTTTTAATCCATTTTCCCAACTGCTCGCCACTTCTGCTGCATAATTTTTTGGATCCATTCCTTTGTTTTGAGCTTCCTCCGGATCTATCCATGCTTCAAAATCCTCTGATTTTAAATCAGGAAAAGCAAGAAGAAGGTTTCCCATATCACCCTTAGGGTCAATGATAATAGAGGGAATTTTATCCAGGG carries:
- a CDS encoding DUF87 domain-containing protein, yielding MENIISLYEKLGLFYFGKEVDPKTLETTDNLLLYKSNNFTTHAVIIGMTGSGKTGLGIGIIEEATLDKIPSIIIDPKGDMGNLLLAFPDLKSEDFEAWIDPEEAQNKGMDPKNYAAEVASSWENGLKSFYQDKSRIKLYKDNADFTIYTPGSLTGIPLSVLSSFDVPSEDILDDPDTFSSIINSTVMGLLTLINIKADPLSSKEYMLLATIFSYFWKKKKSLSLEELIGYIVNPPFEKVGVLNLKIFYPQNERLKLAMLLNNVMASPGFSMWTEGDALDIQKLLYTREGNPRVSILSLAHLDTAQRMFFLTLFLNKYISWMRQQRGTPSLRTILYMDEIFGFFPATSNPPSKKPMLILLKQARAYGVGVVLATQNPVDLDYKGLSNIGSWFLGKLQTKQDKDRVMDGLIKDSADSLSKSEIESLLSNMKKRTFLLKSVHLDHLSLFQTRWVLSYLRGPLSMPEIKKLMAEKNKLFNKREAEKEQSTVQEDSTISNKTTSLPLISDKIQQYFLNNAPYNEEIIFEPKILLKGKIRFYSESKGIDEKEEVFLKLPIDENTTEINFEKGMPINDDVSLYDTKSPENAKFYPLPFFIEEMKDFTTIENEFKDSLSRTKKLDLYTTKEFKLLSKPGEDLSSFKGKIIELLRERKEEEVDKLRVKFKGKEESLQKKYNRLLEKLSKEETDTKTITTESVLSIGATVLGAFLGRTKVGNLSSGMTGLRRANRIFKEKKDVSFVKNQIEELTKEIDKLEGELNEKIVEISDKFNVDNYEIETISLQPRKTDISNLSVSLLWESR